In Candidatus Palauibacter scopulicola, one genomic interval encodes:
- the ssb gene encoding single-stranded DNA-binding protein has protein sequence MARSLNKATLIGNLGADPEVRSTNTGTRVATLSVATSRRWTTRAGDQQEKTEWHRVVCWDRLAEICERYLRKGDRVYVEGRIEYRQWEGQDGQTRYTTEIRALEMIMLGSSGGGGESYSAAEPRQERSDFSEFSNRSVAGEDDLPF, from the coding sequence ATGGCGCGCAGTCTGAACAAGGCGACACTCATCGGAAACCTGGGCGCGGACCCGGAAGTGCGGTCGACGAACACGGGTACGCGGGTGGCGACGCTCTCCGTCGCGACCAGCCGCCGGTGGACGACGCGCGCCGGCGACCAGCAGGAGAAGACGGAGTGGCATCGAGTGGTCTGCTGGGACCGCCTCGCCGAGATCTGCGAGCGCTACCTGCGCAAGGGCGACCGCGTCTACGTGGAAGGCCGGATCGAGTACCGGCAGTGGGAAGGGCAGGACGGCCAGACGCGGTATACGACGGAGATCCGTGCGCTCGAGATGATCATGCTCGGGAGCAGCGGCGGCGGCGGAGAGAGCTATTCGGCGGCGGAACCCCGGCAGGAGCGTTCGGATTTCTCGGAGTTCTCCAACCGGTCCGTCGCGGGTGAGGACGATCTCCCCTTCTGA
- the rimI gene encoding ribosomal protein S18-alanine N-acetyltransferase — MLRIRPLVESDLGQVTEIEEACFATPWSERTFRNLLRRPDAVLLSAVYEERRVAGYAAVWFVGREAELGDLAVAPDDRRRGIGGELVDAVLDEARVRGVMRIFLEVREGNRSAQDLYRSRGFEIVGRRRGYYAGPKEDALVMRRLLVR, encoded by the coding sequence ATGCTCAGGATCCGGCCGCTCGTCGAGTCGGACCTCGGGCAGGTCACGGAGATCGAGGAGGCCTGCTTCGCCACGCCGTGGTCGGAACGGACGTTCAGGAACCTGCTCCGGCGCCCCGACGCGGTGCTGCTCTCCGCCGTGTACGAAGAGCGGCGCGTCGCGGGGTACGCCGCCGTGTGGTTCGTCGGGCGGGAGGCGGAACTGGGCGACCTCGCCGTGGCCCCGGACGACCGCCGGCGCGGCATCGGGGGCGAGTTGGTGGACGCGGTTCTCGATGAAGCGCGGGTCCGGGGCGTCATGCGGATCTTCCTCGAGGTCCGGGAAGGGAACCGAAGCGCACAGGATCTCTACCGAAGCCGGGGATTCGAGATCGTCGGACGGCGGCGCGGCTACTATGCGGGCCCGAAGGAAGACGCTCTCGTCATGCGCCGCTTGCTGGTCCGTTGA